The Zingiber officinale cultivar Zhangliang chromosome 9A, Zo_v1.1, whole genome shotgun sequence genome window below encodes:
- the LOC122019178 gene encoding uncharacterized protein LOC122019178, translated as MILGFISLLLTFSQDQIVKICVPKAVADSMLLCRPDAESTGRNKRWLLALVLTESHLKRRILAAGGSVEKEQLITATGLHQLHILIFFLAVFHVVNSALIMVLGRAKIHRWKDWEKDTTSAEYAFTTSRLLEQASYYYLLSIPPMLRKYDFHLVLSGNRYYISDQRQHAIRAYRNALFVYRENGWSYISNHVHYNVGRFSMLCLYICAFIFDAFNLISFHLLTWYSFIGVLDLAIKHMLEVLACSHLSLATQNAFLNEFSHVVQSMGMKFEVYNLRIPVINMASLKRQINS; from the exons ATGATTCTCGGCTTCATCTCCTTGCTGTTGACGTTTAGTCAGGACCAGATCGTGAAAATCTGCGTGCCAAAGGCAGTTGCAGATTCTATGCTGCTATGTCGCCCTGATGCAGAGTCAACTGGCAGAAATAAAAGGTGGCTTCTCGCGCTGGTGCTGACGGAGTCACACCTGAAGCGCAGGATTTTAGCTGCTGGTGGTTCAGTG GAAAAGGAGCAACTGATTACTGCCACAGGCTTGCACCAGTTGCACATTCTGATCTTCTTTTTGGCTGTGTTTCATGTGGTAAATAGTGCTCTTATAATGGTCCTTGGAAGAGCAAAG ATACATAGATGGAAGGATTGGGAAAAGGATACGACATCGGCTGAGTATGCCTTCACGACTA GTCGATTGCTTGAACAAGCATCCTACTACTATTTGCTTTCCATCCCACCAATGTTACGCAAGTATGATTTTCATCTTGTTTTGTCTGGAAACCGTTACTACATTTCTGATCAG AGACAACATGCGATTCGAGCTTATAGGAATGCACTCTTCGTTTACAGAGAAAATGGTTGGAGTTATATATCTAATCATGTTCACTACAATGTTGGAAGGTTCTCTATGCTTTGTTTGTATATTTGTGCATTTATCTTTGATGCTTTTAACCTTATCTCCTTCCATTTACTTACATGGTATTCTTTTATTGGAGTTCTTGATTTGGCTATCAAGCATATGCTGGAGGTTTTGGCTTGCAGTCATCTGTCCCTAGCCACACAAAATGCATTTCTTAATGAATTTTCCCATGTTGTCCAG agcatgggAATGAAATTTGAGGTTTACAATCTTCGAATACCTGTTATCAATATGGCCTCACTCAAa AGACAAATTAATTCTTAG